The proteins below are encoded in one region of bacterium:
- a CDS encoding sugar phosphate isomerase/epimerase family protein has product MKLGYALTVPDAAAPGTGDSPARPFDALRVAADYGFDGVDLSIRDPSVLDLDALERAVTTLGLTVSAIATGQACTRDGLCLTAPDPSVRESAVARLLAQTDAAHRFGALLAIGVIHGRVPDGESRRSAEERLLPALRRVARAARGRGVRLVVEPIRRHSTNWLHTAREVLDLIARLGEDNVGVLLDTFHMSLEEADPAAAVRDAAPRLWHFHVAEENRRAPGWGHLDFAACVLSLRTAGYDGFVSAEVAPDPTLDAAARQTIAVMRPLVPRGAP; this is encoded by the coding sequence GTGAAACTCGGCTACGCGCTGACCGTACCCGACGCGGCCGCCCCGGGAACGGGCGATTCGCCCGCGCGCCCGTTCGACGCGCTCCGCGTCGCGGCGGACTACGGGTTTGACGGGGTCGACCTTTCGATTCGCGACCCATCGGTGCTCGACCTGGACGCGCTGGAGCGCGCCGTCACGACCCTCGGTCTCACCGTATCCGCGATCGCGACCGGACAGGCATGCACGCGCGACGGGCTGTGTCTGACGGCACCCGACCCGTCGGTGCGCGAAAGTGCCGTCGCGCGGCTGCTCGCACAGACCGACGCGGCCCACCGCTTCGGCGCCTTGCTGGCGATCGGAGTGATCCACGGGCGGGTTCCCGACGGAGAAAGCCGCCGGAGCGCGGAGGAACGGCTCTTGCCGGCGCTCCGCCGGGTCGCGCGGGCGGCCCGGGGGCGCGGCGTCCGGCTGGTAGTGGAGCCGATCCGGCGTCATTCGACGAACTGGCTGCACACGGCGCGCGAGGTCCTGGACCTGATCGCGCGCCTCGGCGAGGACAACGTCGGCGTTCTCTTGGACACGTTCCACATGAGCCTCGAGGAGGCGGATCCCGCGGCCGCCGTGCGCGACGCCGCGCCGCGATTGTGGCACTTTCACGTCGCCGAGGAGAACCGGCGCGCGCCCGGGTGGGGACACCTCGATTTCGCCGCGTGCGTGTTGTCGCTCCGGACGGCCGGCTACGACGGCTTCGTATCCGCGGAAGTCGCGCCGGACCCCACGCTCGACGCCGCGGCCCGGCAGACCATCGCCGTAATGCGGCCGCTCGTCCCGCGCGGTGCGCCGTGA